Proteins found in one Zea mays cultivar B73 chromosome 1, Zm-B73-REFERENCE-NAM-5.0, whole genome shotgun sequence genomic segment:
- the LOC103639495 gene encoding putative pectinesterase 63, with protein MGHQNCRRPPHVVVALVAIVLLQPCFVSVASSSSSVAIDGGGTNVKVPAVDGGAGSFVEFVTENVELYSNVSNEHMYGSAGKVWDPQLLVAQGMVVRYVVSPDGKGKFRTINEAVRAVPEGNKRRVILDIRTATYREKVLVPYTKPFITFLGNPKNPPVIMWDDRAATHGKDGKPVGTVGSATVAVESDYFMASGIVFRNHAPMAAPGQEGGQAVALRVFGTKAAFYDCTIEGGQDTLYDHKGLHYFKSCHIQGSVDFIFGFGRSLYEDCAIMSVTKQVAVVTAQQRTKSIAGAIESGFSFLRCRIAGTGAGQIYLGRAWGDSSRVVYSYTTMGKEVVPVGWDGWRIERPEKSGIYYGEYMCSGPGALPHKRIGWSLVLNDAQAKPFTGIHFIFGDSWILPPPSLVG; from the exons ATGGGGCATCAAAACTGCCGTCGTCCTCCGCATGTCGTCGTTGCTCTTGTTGCGATAGTCCTGCTGCAACCATGTTTCGTCTCGGTTGCATCCTCGTCCAGCTCGGTGGCCATCGACGGCGGCGGGACCAACGTAAAGGTGCCGGCGGTCGACGGCGGTGCTGGCAGCTTCGTCGAGTTCGTGACCGAGAACGTGGAGCTGTACAGCAACGTGAGCAATGAGCACATGTACGGGTCGGCGGGCAAGGTGTGGGATCCGCAGCTGCTGGTGGCGCAGGGCATGGTGGTACGGTACGTGGTGAGCCCCGACGGCAAGGGCAAGTTCAGGACCATCAACGAGGCCGTCAGGGCCGTGCCGGAGGGGAACAAGAGGAGGGTCATCCTCGACATCAGGACGGCCACCTACAG AGAGAAGGTGCTGGTCCCGTACACGAAGCCGTTCATCACGTTCTTGGGCAACCCCAAGAACCCCCCGGTGATCATGTGGGACGACAGGGCGGCGACCCACGGCAAGGACGGCAAGCCCGTCGGCACCGTCGGCAGTGCCACGGTGGCGGTGGAGTCGGACTACTTCATGGCCTCCGGCATCGTCTTCAGG AACCACGCGCCGATGGCTGCGCCGGGGCAAGAGGGCGGGCAGGCGGTGGCGCTGCGGGTGTTCGGCACCAAGGCGGCATTCTACGACTGCACGATCGAGGGTGGGCAGGACACGCTGTACGACCACAAGGGCCTGCACTACTTCAAGTCGTGCCACATCCAGGGCAGCGTGGACTTCATCTTCGGCTTCGGGCGGTCCCTGTACGAGGACTGCGCCATCATGTCGGTGACGAAGCAGGTGGCGGTGGTGACGGCGCAGCAGCGGACCAAGAGCATAGCGGGCGCCATCGAGAGCGGCTTCTCCTTCCTCCGGTGCCGGATCGCCGGCACGGGCGCCGGCCAGATCTACCTTGGCCGCGCCTGGGGCGACTCCTCCCGGGTGGTGTACTCCTACACCACCATGGGCAAGGAGGTGGTGCCCGTCGGCTGGGACGGCTGGAGGATCGAGAGGCCCGAGAAGAGCGGCATCTACTACGGCGAGTACATGTGCTCGGGCCCCGGCGCGCTGCCGCACAAGCGGATCGGCTGGTCGCTCGTGCTCAACGACGCCCAGGCCAAGCCCTTCACCGGCATCCACTTCATCTTTGGCGACTCGTGGATCCTGCCGCCGCCAAGCCTGGTGGGCTAG